In one Mobula hypostoma chromosome 17, sMobHyp1.1, whole genome shotgun sequence genomic region, the following are encoded:
- the c17h6orf62 gene encoding uncharacterized protein C6orf62 homolog isoform X2 — MGDPHSRKNQTLNRLRAQLRKKKESLADQFDFKMYIAFVFKDKKKSALFEVAEVVPVMTNNYEENILKGVRESSYSLDSSTELLQKDVVQLHAPRYQSMRRDVIGCTQEMDFILWPRNDIEKMVCLLFSKWKGTDGEPFRPVQAKFEFHHGDYEKQFLHLISRKDKAGLIVNNPTQSIFLFINRQHLQTPKTKAIIFKLCSVCLYLPQDQLTHWGVGTIEDHLRPYMPD; from the exons ATGGGTGACCCACACTCTCGGAAGAACCAGACTTTAAATCGACTGCGTGCTCAACTtagaaagaagaaagaatctcTGGCAGATCAGTTTGACTTCAAAATGTACATTGCCTTTGTATTCAAAGATAAG AAAAAGTCGGCACTATTCGAAGTGGCTGAAGTTGTACCAGTTATGACCAATAACTATGAAGAAAATATCCTCAAAGGTGTACGGGAGTCCAGCTACTCCCTGGACAGTTCCACAGAGCTGCTGCAGAAGGATGTAGTGCAGCTTCATGCACCACGCTACCAATCCATGCGCAGG GATGTAATTGGCTGTACACAGGAGATGGACTTTATCCTTTGGCCACGGAATGATATAGAGAAGATGGTCTGTCTCCTTTTCTCCAAGTGGAAGGGTACAGATGGTGAGCCTTTCAGGCCTGTTCAG GCCAAGTTTGAGTTTCATCATGGCGattatgagaaacagtttctgcaCTTAATTAGCCGGAAGGATAAGGCAGGACTCATCGTAAACAACCCTACCCAGTCCATCTTTCTGTTCATTAATCGTCAGCACTTGCAG ACTCCAAAAACCAAGGCCATAATTTTCAAGTTATGCAGTGTCTGTCTTTACCTGCCACAGGATCAGCTCACCCACTGGGGAGTTGGAACCATTGAGGACCATCTCCGTCCCTACATGCCAGATTAG
- the c17h6orf62 gene encoding uncharacterized protein C6orf62 homolog isoform X1 encodes MGDPHSRKNQTLNRLRAQLRKKKESLADQFDFKMYIAFVFKDKKKKSALFEVAEVVPVMTNNYEENILKGVRESSYSLDSSTELLQKDVVQLHAPRYQSMRRDVIGCTQEMDFILWPRNDIEKMVCLLFSKWKGTDGEPFRPVQAKFEFHHGDYEKQFLHLISRKDKAGLIVNNPTQSIFLFINRQHLQTPKTKAIIFKLCSVCLYLPQDQLTHWGVGTIEDHLRPYMPD; translated from the exons ATGGGTGACCCACACTCTCGGAAGAACCAGACTTTAAATCGACTGCGTGCTCAACTtagaaagaagaaagaatctcTGGCAGATCAGTTTGACTTCAAAATGTACATTGCCTTTGTATTCAAAGATAAG AAGAAAAAGTCGGCACTATTCGAAGTGGCTGAAGTTGTACCAGTTATGACCAATAACTATGAAGAAAATATCCTCAAAGGTGTACGGGAGTCCAGCTACTCCCTGGACAGTTCCACAGAGCTGCTGCAGAAGGATGTAGTGCAGCTTCATGCACCACGCTACCAATCCATGCGCAGG GATGTAATTGGCTGTACACAGGAGATGGACTTTATCCTTTGGCCACGGAATGATATAGAGAAGATGGTCTGTCTCCTTTTCTCCAAGTGGAAGGGTACAGATGGTGAGCCTTTCAGGCCTGTTCAG GCCAAGTTTGAGTTTCATCATGGCGattatgagaaacagtttctgcaCTTAATTAGCCGGAAGGATAAGGCAGGACTCATCGTAAACAACCCTACCCAGTCCATCTTTCTGTTCATTAATCGTCAGCACTTGCAG ACTCCAAAAACCAAGGCCATAATTTTCAAGTTATGCAGTGTCTGTCTTTACCTGCCACAGGATCAGCTCACCCACTGGGGAGTTGGAACCATTGAGGACCATCTCCGTCCCTACATGCCAGATTAG